AGTTGGACTTGAACAAATGCAAGGCTGCTGTCAGGCATGTTGGAAAATTGGAAAAGGATGTCGAAAGTGCCTGTAATCATGGTAAATAATTGCTAATGGTCATGCATGCAAAGTTTCCCTTATTTGGTACCTTCACAATTACATTATATTGATTCTCTTGAGACTATTTGTTTAAATTTTGCTTCAGAGGGAGATCCTCGCAGGGAGTCATTGGCAAATGAGTTACAGGTGGAAGAGGCAACATTGAACGAATGTGTTGAGAAGCTTAAGCTAATTGAAGCAAATCGTGCAGCCCTTGTGACTCACTTAAAAGAAGCACTATCGGAACAGGTTTGTGAGTATTCAAATAGGAACTTTGTCAATTATGCTTGTCTATTGAGAAAAGGACCTGCTTTTGAATTTTGTTTGTTGGTTTGTGAATTTCGTTCAGGAATCTGACTTGGAGAATGTTTGCACACAGCTACAGGTGTGTAATGTGGTTTTACTTTCTTGAATTTCTTGAAAAAGAAATGATAGGAATACCATGTTCTGCTGTAATTTATGGTCATTGTTTACTTGTCAATGTTGATGATGTGTGTTTGTTTAAATGTTGGGTTGCATTTCTGAGCCAACATAGTGTACAGGTGATATGGTCTTTGCTTGTGGTCATTTGCAATAGGGTCATCACACAATAAAATTCTCAATTAATCTTCTTGTAGCCTGCAAAACATCAGATGGTTTCTTTGCAGTAGTGAAATTGTGGATAGCATGGAGCTAGaccttccctttacaacaattcatCCATGGCTAGTAGGAATAGTGATGATTCATGGAAACCTGCTCTTGCAAATGTTGTTGCACGTGATCCACTCTTGTTTAGTTGCACTTCTAGCTTTCCTTTTACTGATGAAAAGATCTGTCCAATGACAGCTAGCCCAAGCCATGGTTGACGAGGCTGCCAACATGCAGAGGAGGCTTAACAATGAGCCAGTTGTGATGACGACCAAACCACCATCCAAAACGGAACCACGAAAGCCAGTTTTGAATAGTCCACCAGACAAAGATCCAAAGAAGACTGCTGCTGCAATTGCTGCGGAGGTCGCCGATAAGCTTGCAGCTTCAACTCATTCCCAGCAAATCATGACCTCGGTTCTTTCCACCTTTGCTGCAGAGGAGGCCAAGAATGCAGGTCTGGCTGCATCAACGACTACTACATCTAATTCCTTTTCTGCAGCCCCACCAGATAGGAGGATAAAAGCCGAGAAGCCCTTGCCAATTTCCGATACCACTGCCACTGCCTTCATACCTGTTCAACCGATTGTTGTTCCAACGCCGCATCAGGCTCAAGCGGTTTTGTTGCAGCAGAATCCTGTACAAAGCCAAGCTTCGGCACCACAGACACAGTACAGTATGTACCCAGTTTCAACACAACAGTACCTGCAACACCCTGGAGGTGTCATGATTGGACTACCCTACACCTACAGTGCcctacctccaccaccaccacctcaacCTCAGATGATAAATATGGGAAGGCCATCACCTTCAGCTCAGCAGCAACAGCCGATGGCTTTGATTCAACAGccaccacctccaccaccacTGACCATGAACCAGCCAATGCAGATAACTCAACAGCCACCCAAGTTTGCACTTCAACAGCCAGCACCCCCTAGTTATAGGCCCCTGCAACAGCCTGGCATAACATTTTACCATGCTCAAACACAATAACCCGAGCCCAAATTCTATTTGTGATGTACACACTTCCTAATTACCACAGCTAATTTATTGTACTGTTTCTTGTGGAATGATTTTGCTAGATGAGCTTAATGTAGAGGTGGGATCTTTTCCTGTGTCATATCTCATTACAGAATAGTCGGTATGTGAAATAAACATTttgcagttctctttcagaaaagAAAGTTTCAGTGACGTAGTTGCCATGGTACGTCAATATCAGGATGGGCAAAGCACAGGTTTCATGAAGAAATCCGGCAATTGTCCGAAGTGTTTCGTGTTTGGCATGTATTCATTTTCCAGTTTACCTTCTGAAGCATTTGCTTGTTTCATGATCAGCCGAAATATAGGCTTCTGGGATTGTTTTACGATCGGAATGAACCCGCGTTGTGCTACTGAGAATTCGTGATTTGGTGCCTGtgaataattaattattcttACTAACATGTGACTGGGAAAAGCCAATATAGTCTGTGGATATGTAATTATGTTGCATTACCTGCCTTACATCGTAAGCACCCAAACTCGAACAAGTTTATGGCTAGCAAACATTTCAGCTTTGCCTAGAacatcatcttcttcatcttgCTCGTGGTACCAGGCTAGAAATCTCTCTCGCCAGCTTAGTACCAATATTTGCCAATCTGGACATGGTAATCACAAGGCTTCTCATGAAGTTCTAGAGATTTGAGGGAACAGCCTCAAGCACATGAGATTTCAGCTGAATTCTCAAAATGAAACAGACCCCGACACCAATAATGTAAACGACTGATGCTGAAAACGACTCTTTGTGGAAGCAAAATCTGAAAGCTGCCTGTgttgcatctttttcttcctttagTGAACTAAAACCTCGCTCCACTGAAGAATACAGTACCTTTTACGTATGCTGTCCTGGCATCAGAAATGAGTTCTAACAAAAATCCAACTGGAGTGTTGTTCTACAGATGATCCATATTACTGCTTTACCAAAATGTCGTGCTCACAAGATCTAACTGTAAGCCAGGCTCCCTGGGTTTGCACGGCTAATGT
The DNA window shown above is from Musa acuminata AAA Group cultivar baxijiao chromosome BXJ2-4, Cavendish_Baxijiao_AAA, whole genome shotgun sequence and carries:
- the LOC135609746 gene encoding uncharacterized protein LOC135609746 produces the protein MNSVFHEQILADKLSKLNSTQQCIETLSHWCIFHRKHAEQVIQTWDKQFHGSQKEQKVPFLYLANDILQNSKRTGTEFVSEFWKVLPAALKDVLENGDEHGKNVVSRLVDIWEQRRVFGSRARGLKELMLGSEPPPTLELNKKRSRSSVKIIRRDSRSVKIKLSVGGTAEKIVTALHNVLSEHSSEELDLNKCKAAVRHVGKLEKDVESACNHEGDPRRESLANELQVEEATLNECVEKLKLIEANRAALVTHLKEALSEQESDLENVCTQLQLAQAMVDEAANMQRRLNNEPVVMTTKPPSKTEPRKPVLNSPPDKDPKKTAAAIAAEVADKLAASTHSQQIMTSVLSTFAAEEAKNAGLAASTTTTSNSFSAAPPDRRIKAEKPLPISDTTATAFIPVQPIVVPTPHQAQAVLLQQNPVQSQASAPQTQYSMYPVSTQQYLQHPGGVMIGLPYTYSALPPPPPPQPQMINMGRPSPSAQQQQPMALIQQPPPPPPLTMNQPMQITQQPPKFALQQPAPPSYRPLQQPGITFYHAQTQ